Proteins from one Arsenophonus apicola genomic window:
- a CDS encoding D-alanine--D-alanine ligase codes for MADKVAVLLGGNSAEREVSLQSGEAVVNGLRDAGIDAYPVDIKDFAVIKLKEAGYNKVFIALHGRGGEDGTVQGVLEFLGLPYTGSGVLASSLSMDKLRTKQLWAGIGLPIAPYIALDKQQLAILSDEMLFESVCHLGLPLIVKPSLEGSSVGMSKVTTLSELRIALEFAFRYDKQVLIEKLLNGPEYTVAIVGEQVLPSIRIQPVGVFYDYDAKYLSNETQYFCPSGLKAEEEEQLNELALAAYKAVGCTGWGRVDVMRDNNGIFYLLEINTSPGMTGHSLVPMAAKQAGMTFSQLVKKILELAD; via the coding sequence ATGGCTGATAAAGTTGCCGTGCTTTTGGGCGGAAATTCGGCCGAAAGAGAGGTGTCACTGCAATCGGGTGAAGCAGTAGTGAATGGCCTACGTGATGCTGGAATAGATGCGTATCCAGTTGATATTAAAGATTTTGCTGTCATCAAATTAAAAGAAGCCGGTTATAATAAAGTTTTTATTGCCTTACATGGTCGCGGTGGTGAAGATGGGACGGTGCAAGGGGTGTTAGAATTTTTAGGCTTACCCTATACCGGCAGTGGTGTTCTAGCTTCATCACTTTCAATGGATAAGTTACGTACTAAACAGTTATGGGCGGGTATAGGTTTGCCGATTGCACCCTATATTGCACTAGACAAACAACAGTTAGCCATCTTGTCAGATGAAATGCTTTTTGAGTCAGTTTGTCATTTGGGTTTACCGCTTATTGTAAAACCAAGCCTTGAAGGTTCAAGCGTTGGTATGAGTAAAGTAACCACTTTGTCTGAATTAAGAATAGCGCTAGAGTTTGCTTTTCGTTATGACAAACAGGTGCTGATTGAGAAATTGCTAAATGGGCCCGAATATACGGTGGCAATTGTCGGCGAGCAGGTACTGCCTTCAATTCGTATTCAACCAGTAGGCGTTTTTTATGATTATGATGCAAAATATCTCTCTAATGAGACACAATATTTCTGTCCTAGTGGGTTAAAAGCTGAAGAAGAAGAGCAATTGAATGAATTAGCGTTAGCAGCTTATAAGGCGGTTGGTTGTACTGGTTGGGGGCGTGTTGATGTCATGAGAGATAATAATGGTATTTTTTATTTACTAGAAATTAATACCTCACCGGGAATGACCGGTCATAGTTTGGTACCCATGGCTGCGAAACAAGCCGGAATGACTTTTTCACAGCTAGTTAAAAAGATTTTGGAATTGGCGGACTGA
- a CDS encoding DUF721 domain-containing protein — MRDSYPQSLNILLKENNFDSNTLQTIQQRAQALIKLNNTVISLLPVELKAWCRVANYRQHILILEVTNASRKTRLSYELPTLLSTLRNTILPSLSSINIMINPSLSSKNSENCLSIQQIAIKPSKQIISKLSKESAKTIRNLAKRSPKKLKEKLEQLAALAGESTKATSNKD, encoded by the coding sequence ATGCGCGATAGTTATCCCCAATCTCTAAATATTTTGTTAAAAGAAAACAACTTTGATTCAAATACCTTACAAACTATTCAACAGCGCGCACAGGCATTAATTAAACTCAATAATACTGTTATCAGCCTACTTCCTGTTGAATTAAAAGCTTGGTGTCGAGTCGCTAATTATCGTCAACATATTCTCATTCTAGAAGTTACCAATGCTAGCCGAAAAACACGATTAAGCTATGAACTTCCTACGCTACTTTCAACATTACGTAACACTATTTTACCATCTTTATCTTCAATCAACATAATGATTAATCCATCATTATCATCTAAAAATTCAGAAAATTGCTTATCAATTCAGCAAATAGCTATAAAACCATCAAAACAGATAATAAGTAAACTAAGCAAGGAGAGTGCAAAGACAATTCGTAACCTGGCAAAAAGAAGTCCAAAAAAACTAAAGGAAAAATTAGAGCAGCTAGCTGCATTGGCCGGAGAGAGTACCAAAGCAACTAGCAATAAAGATTAA
- the ftsQ gene encoding cell division protein FtsQ, translated as MPQASLNVRNKESKEHRNDGGRSNGSYLAGVIFFLIVLGTIIWSGWMVLNWMKDVNRLPISKLVITGERHYTRDDNVRKAILALGMPGTFMTIDVNAIQNQIKTMPWIRQVTVRKQWPDELKIHLVEYKPYAKWNDTFFINAEGSVFSLPALLNVKGNFLMLYGPQASQHEVLEMYRVMQQQLAPHNFSIKSVSMTARRAWQLVLANDIRLNIGKQDIKERLNRFVELYPLLKQVTDKRIGYIDLRYGSGAAVGWLPLLAESTTH; from the coding sequence ATGCCGCAGGCATCACTGAACGTTCGGAATAAAGAGTCTAAAGAGCATCGGAACGATGGTGGCCGAAGTAATGGTTCTTATTTGGCAGGCGTTATTTTCTTCTTGATAGTATTGGGTACTATTATATGGAGTGGGTGGATGGTGTTAAATTGGATGAAAGATGTCAATCGATTACCGATTTCCAAGCTGGTGATCACTGGCGAACGCCATTACACCCGTGATGATAATGTTAGAAAAGCAATATTGGCACTGGGTATGCCGGGTACATTTATGACTATAGATGTGAATGCGATCCAGAATCAAATAAAAACCATGCCGTGGATAAGACAAGTTACGGTACGTAAACAATGGCCGGATGAACTAAAAATTCATCTAGTAGAATATAAACCTTATGCCAAATGGAATGATACTTTTTTTATCAATGCAGAAGGCTCAGTTTTTAGCTTACCAGCATTACTAAATGTTAAAGGTAATTTCCTGATGTTATATGGTCCACAAGCTAGCCAGCATGAGGTATTAGAGATGTATCGAGTAATGCAACAGCAACTGGCGCCACATAATTTTAGTATTAAATCAGTATCGATGACGGCACGACGCGCGTGGCAATTAGTTTTAGCCAATGATATTCGATTGAATATTGGTAAACAGGATATTAAAGAGCGATTAAACCGTTTTGTTGAACTTTATCCACTATTAAAACAAGTGACAGATAAACGTATTGGATATATAGATTTGCGATATGGTAGCGGTGCAGCAGTAGGTTGGTTACCACTTTTAGCCGAATCTACCACACACTGA
- the ftsZ gene encoding cell division protein FtsZ — protein MFEPMELTNDAVIKVIGVGGGGGNAVEHMVRERIEGVEFFAVNTDAQALRKTAVGQTIQIGNGITKGLGAGANPEVGRNAAEEDREALRNALDGADMVFIAAGMGGGTGTGAAPVVAEVAKELGILTVAVVTKPFNFEGKKRMAFAETGISELSKHVDSLITIPNDKLLKVLGRGISLLDAFGAANDVLKGAVQGIAELITRPGLMNVDFADVRTVMSEMGYAMMGSGVARGEDRAEEAAEMAISSPLLEDIDLSGARGVLVNITAGFDLRLDEFETVGNTIRAFASDNATVVIGTSLDPEMNDELRVTVVATGIGMDKRPEITLVTNKTAQKSSLEQRYQQMQGTMPGMTPLTEEKTAAKVVNEQNMPSNKEPDYLDIPAFLRKQAD, from the coding sequence ATGTTTGAACCAATGGAATTAACCAATGACGCGGTGATTAAAGTCATCGGCGTTGGCGGTGGCGGTGGCAATGCCGTTGAACACATGGTGCGTGAACGCATCGAAGGTGTTGAATTCTTTGCTGTTAATACGGATGCTCAGGCATTACGTAAAACAGCAGTAGGACAAACTATTCAGATCGGCAATGGTATTACAAAAGGCTTGGGAGCAGGAGCAAATCCTGAAGTTGGCCGTAATGCCGCTGAAGAAGATCGTGAAGCCTTGCGCAATGCGCTTGATGGGGCAGATATGGTCTTTATTGCTGCTGGTATGGGTGGTGGTACGGGCACCGGTGCAGCCCCTGTTGTGGCCGAAGTTGCTAAAGAGCTTGGTATCCTGACGGTAGCGGTTGTGACCAAACCTTTTAATTTTGAAGGTAAAAAACGCATGGCATTTGCTGAAACAGGGATCTCAGAGCTGTCTAAGCATGTTGATTCGTTGATTACTATTCCGAATGATAAATTATTAAAAGTGCTAGGACGTGGTATTTCTTTGCTTGATGCATTCGGTGCGGCAAATGATGTGCTAAAAGGTGCGGTTCAAGGTATTGCTGAGCTTATTACTCGTCCTGGTTTAATGAATGTGGATTTTGCGGATGTTCGTACCGTCATGTCTGAAATGGGTTATGCCATGATGGGCTCTGGCGTGGCACGCGGTGAAGATCGCGCTGAAGAAGCGGCAGAAATGGCAATTTCTAGTCCTTTATTGGAAGATATCGATTTATCAGGCGCTCGTGGTGTATTAGTTAATATTACTGCAGGTTTTGATTTACGGCTTGATGAATTTGAAACAGTGGGTAATACCATTCGTGCCTTTGCTTCGGATAATGCAACGGTTGTTATCGGTACTTCACTGGATCCTGAAATGAATGATGAGTTACGTGTGACCGTGGTTGCCACAGGAATTGGTATGGATAAGCGGCCAGAAATCACATTGGTGACTAATAAAACAGCCCAAAAATCATCGCTAGAGCAGCGTTATCAACAGATGCAAGGCACAATGCCAGGTATGACTCCGTTAACGGAGGAAAAAACTGCGGCTAAAGTGGTGAATGAACAAAATATGCCGTCAAACAAGGAGCCGGACTATCTCGATATTCCAGCTTTTTTAAGAAAACAGGCTGATTAG
- the ftsA gene encoding cell division protein FtsA yields the protein MIKTTDRKLVVGLEIGTSKVSALVGEILPDGMVNIIGVGNCPSRGMDKGGVNDLESVVKCVQRAIDQAELMADCQISSVYLALSGKHVSCQNEIGMVPISEDEVTQDDVDSVVHTAKSVRVRDEHRILHVIPQEYAIDYQEGIKNPVGLSGVRMQAKVHLITCHNDMAKNIVKAVERCGLKVDQLIFAGLASSYSVLTEDERELGVCVVDIGGGTMDIAVYTGGALRHTKVIPYAGNVVTSDIAYAFGTPPSDAETIKVRHGCALGTIVSKDENVEVPSVGGRPPRSLQRQTLAEVIEPRYTELLNLVNDEILKLQEQLRQQGVKHHLAAGIVLTGGGAQIDGLVECAQRVFHTQVRIGKPLNITGLTDYAQEPYYSTAVGLLHYGKQTHLGNEAEMDKRTSVSSWFHKITSWLRKEF from the coding sequence ATGATTAAAACGACGGACAGAAAATTAGTAGTTGGTCTTGAAATTGGAACTTCCAAGGTTTCTGCGCTAGTTGGTGAAATTCTGCCTGATGGAATGGTAAATATTATTGGTGTCGGCAATTGTCCATCTCGAGGGATGGATAAAGGTGGCGTAAATGATTTGGAATCTGTCGTTAAATGTGTGCAGCGAGCTATTGATCAAGCTGAATTGATGGCTGATTGCCAAATATCATCGGTATATCTGGCGCTTTCTGGTAAGCATGTTAGTTGCCAGAATGAAATAGGTATGGTGCCTATTTCTGAGGATGAAGTTACTCAAGATGACGTAGATAGCGTTGTTCATACAGCTAAATCTGTCCGGGTTCGTGATGAACATAGAATTTTACACGTTATTCCACAAGAGTATGCTATTGATTATCAAGAAGGTATTAAAAATCCGGTCGGACTTTCAGGTGTACGTATGCAAGCCAAGGTACATCTGATTACTTGCCATAATGATATGGCCAAAAATATTGTCAAAGCAGTTGAACGCTGTGGTTTAAAAGTAGATCAATTGATATTTGCTGGTTTAGCATCAAGTTATTCCGTTTTAACGGAAGATGAGCGTGAATTGGGGGTATGTGTCGTCGATATTGGTGGTGGAACCATGGATATAGCTGTTTATACTGGTGGTGCACTGCGTCATACCAAGGTTATCCCCTATGCAGGTAATGTCGTCACTAGTGATATTGCGTATGCATTTGGTACTCCCCCCAGCGATGCGGAAACAATAAAAGTTCGCCATGGTTGCGCATTAGGTACTATTGTTAGTAAAGACGAAAATGTTGAGGTACCCAGTGTAGGTGGTCGGCCGCCAAGAAGTTTACAACGTCAAACATTAGCGGAAGTTATCGAGCCACGTTACACAGAGTTGCTAAACTTAGTAAATGACGAGATTTTGAAATTGCAAGAACAATTACGTCAGCAAGGTGTTAAACATCATCTGGCGGCGGGTATTGTCTTAACAGGAGGCGGTGCTCAAATTGATGGTCTAGTCGAATGTGCCCAAAGAGTATTTCATACTCAGGTACGCATCGGTAAGCCATTAAATATAACTGGTTTAACGGACTATGCACAGGAGCCTTATTACTCCACAGCTGTCGGGCTCCTGCATTACGGCAAACAGACTCATCTTGGGAATGAAGCCGAAATGGATAAGCGTACATCAGTGAGTAGTTGGTTTCATAAAATCACTAGCTGGCTGAGAAAAGAATTTTAA
- the murC gene encoding UDP-N-acetylmuramate--L-alanine ligase, with translation MNTQQLAKLRATVPEMRRVKHIHFVGIGGAGMGGIAEVLANEGYEISGSDLLPNTVTEQLIELGAKIYFNHRPENVANACVVVVSTAIAADNPEIIAAREARIPVIRRAEMLAELMRFRHGIAIAGTHGKTTTTAMIASIYAQAGLDPTFINGGLVKAAGVHARLGTSRYLIAEADESDASFLHLQPLVAVITNIEADHMETYDGDFEKLKQTFISFLHNLPFYGRVVLCIDDPVVRSLLPQIGRYITTYGFSDDADVRITSYRQRGNQGFFTVARENRADLAFILNAPGRHNALNATAAIAVATEEGIDDRAILTALKKFQGTGRRFDLLGNFPLTDVNGKKGSVMLVDDYGHHPTEVDATIKAAKEGWPDKRIVMVFQPHRYTRTRDLYDDFANILEQVDVLVMLDVYPAGEEPILGADSRSLCRTIRNRGKLDPIFVAEHDQISETLAKIIEDNDLILIQGAGNIGKIARNLADTNLRPLSTSEEKYHG, from the coding sequence GTGAATACACAACAATTAGCCAAATTAAGAGCAACAGTGCCCGAAATGCGTCGGGTTAAGCATATCCATTTTGTTGGCATTGGTGGTGCTGGCATGGGTGGTATTGCTGAAGTATTGGCTAACGAGGGTTATGAAATTAGCGGTTCTGATTTGTTGCCTAACACGGTTACTGAGCAATTAATAGAGCTTGGGGCAAAAATTTATTTTAATCACCGGCCAGAAAATGTAGCAAATGCTTGCGTTGTTGTCGTCTCTACCGCAATAGCAGCGGATAATCCAGAAATTATTGCAGCACGGGAAGCTCGTATTCCAGTCATTCGACGCGCTGAAATGTTGGCGGAATTGATGCGTTTTCGTCATGGAATTGCTATCGCAGGAACTCATGGCAAAACGACTACCACCGCGATGATTGCCAGTATTTATGCCCAGGCAGGGTTAGATCCGACGTTTATCAATGGTGGACTGGTGAAAGCGGCAGGGGTACATGCGCGCTTAGGTACTAGCCGCTATTTGATTGCAGAAGCCGATGAGAGTGATGCCTCTTTCTTACATTTGCAACCGCTAGTCGCTGTTATAACAAATATTGAAGCAGATCACATGGAAACTTATGATGGTGATTTTGAAAAATTAAAACAGACTTTCATCAGTTTCCTCCATAATCTGCCATTTTATGGTCGGGTAGTATTATGTATTGATGATCCGGTGGTGCGTTCGCTGCTACCGCAAATAGGTCGTTATATAACTACTTACGGCTTTAGTGATGACGCAGATGTCCGCATTACATCTTATAGGCAACGAGGCAATCAAGGTTTCTTTACGGTAGCGCGCGAAAATCGAGCAGATTTAGCTTTCATCTTGAATGCACCAGGGCGTCATAATGCATTAAATGCGACTGCGGCTATTGCGGTAGCAACCGAAGAAGGTATTGATGATAGAGCTATTTTAACGGCATTAAAAAAATTTCAAGGAACGGGGCGCCGTTTTGATTTGTTAGGCAATTTTCCTTTAACTGATGTTAATGGTAAAAAAGGTAGCGTTATGCTGGTGGATGATTATGGTCATCATCCAACAGAAGTTGATGCTACTATTAAAGCAGCAAAAGAAGGATGGCCAGATAAACGTATCGTGATGGTTTTTCAACCTCACAGATATACGCGTACGCGTGATTTGTATGATGATTTTGCCAATATTTTAGAACAGGTAGATGTATTGGTCATGTTAGATGTCTATCCGGCAGGAGAGGAACCTATCCTTGGTGCTGATAGTCGATCATTATGTCGGACAATTCGCAATCGAGGCAAATTAGATCCTATTTTTGTCGCAGAGCATGACCAAATTAGTGAAACATTAGCAAAAATTATAGAAGATAACGACCTGATACTTATACAGGGAGCTGGGAATATCGGCAAAATAGCACGTAATTTGGCTGATACAAATTTACGGCCACTATCAACCAGTGAGGAAAAGTATCATGGCTGA
- the secM gene encoding secA translation cis-regulator SecM, with amino-acid sequence MNILDLWRHFGKRYFWPHLLLGIVTASIGIPTTLAKVTENMSYTSQLLPHYQQNLALDHLLAVSKYRIFYNCGANYWHQHALRNMIRQLTFVFSAHETKKQLDANLSARNKPISLYNMLDTLYSMVNLSVFYPNEQNFTNSLTQSSYHIAYQTALWVAWGQGIRAGP; translated from the coding sequence ATGAATATATTAGATCTTTGGCGACATTTTGGTAAACGATATTTTTGGCCGCATTTGCTATTAGGTATTGTAACGGCCAGTATTGGCATACCCACAACTTTGGCAAAAGTGACTGAAAATATGTCATATACTAGCCAATTATTACCACATTATCAGCAAAATTTAGCATTAGATCATCTACTGGCAGTCAGTAAGTATCGTATTTTTTATAATTGCGGTGCAAATTATTGGCATCAGCATGCTTTACGAAATATGATCCGCCAACTAACTTTTGTTTTCTCAGCTCATGAGACCAAAAAGCAATTGGATGCCAATTTAAGTGCGCGTAACAAACCAATCTCACTTTATAATATGCTCGACACTCTTTATTCTATGGTTAATTTGAGTGTTTTTTATCCTAATGAGCAAAATTTCACCAATTCATTAACACAATCTTCTTATCACATTGCCTACCAAACTGCGCTATGGGTTGCCTGGGGTCAGGGTATTCGGGCTGGACCTTAA
- the lpxC gene encoding UDP-3-O-acyl-N-acetylglucosamine deacetylase gives MIKQRTLKRIVQATGVGLHTGKKVTLALRPAPANTGVIYRRTDLNPPVDFPAEAKSVRDTMLCTCLVNEDDVRISTVEHLNAALAGLGIDNIIIEVDAPEIPIMDGSAAPFVFLLLDAGIEELNSAKKFLRIKENVRVTDGDKWAELAPYNGFSLDFTIDFNHPAINSSTQRYKLDFSAKSFVRDISRARTFGFMRDIEYLQSKGLCLGGSFDCAIVVDDYRVLNEDGLRFEDEFVRHKMLDAIGDLFMCGHNIIGAFTAYKSGHALNNKLLQAVLAAESAWDMVTFEDESEMPVAFKTPSTIII, from the coding sequence ATGATCAAACAAAGGACACTAAAACGTATTGTTCAAGCGACGGGCGTCGGTTTACATACTGGCAAGAAAGTCACTTTAGCATTGCGTCCAGCACCGGCAAATACCGGGGTCATCTACCGCCGTACAGATTTAAATCCACCGGTTGATTTCCCGGCTGAGGCAAAATCAGTACGTGATACCATGCTATGTACCTGCTTGGTCAATGAAGATGATGTACGTATTTCAACGGTAGAACATCTGAATGCTGCATTAGCAGGGCTAGGAATTGACAATATTATCATTGAGGTAGATGCACCAGAAATCCCGATAATGGATGGTAGTGCTGCACCTTTTGTATTTTTATTGTTAGATGCAGGTATTGAAGAGTTAAACAGTGCCAAGAAATTTCTTCGTATTAAAGAAAATGTCCGAGTTACAGATGGTGATAAATGGGCTGAGCTAGCGCCTTATAACGGATTTAGCTTAGATTTCACTATCGATTTCAATCATCCTGCTATTAATAGTAGTACTCAACGTTATAAACTAGATTTTTCGGCAAAATCTTTTGTTAGAGATATTAGTCGTGCGCGTACCTTTGGCTTCATGCGCGATATTGAATACTTACAATCTAAAGGGTTATGTTTAGGTGGTAGCTTTGATTGTGCGATTGTTGTTGATGATTATCGCGTATTAAATGAAGATGGCTTGCGTTTTGAGGATGAATTTGTGCGTCATAAAATGCTAGATGCTATTGGTGATTTATTTATGTGTGGTCATAATATCATTGGTGCTTTTACCGCGTATAAATCAGGCCATGCATTGAATAATAAATTATTGCAAGCTGTTTTAGCAGCTGAATCTGCTTGGGATATGGTAACGTTCGAAGATGAATCTGAAATGCCTGTTGCATTTAAAACACCTTCGACAATAATAATCTGA
- the secA gene encoding preprotein translocase subunit SecA, with product MLTKLLTKIFGSRNDRTLRRLGKFVDIINKLEPEFEKFSDQELKAKTDEFRQRLKSGATLDDLIPEAFATVREASKRVFNMRHFDVQLLGGMVLNERCIAEMRTGEGKTLTSTLPAYLNALSGKGVHIVTVNDYLAKRDAENNRLLFEFLCMTVGINLPGMPATMKREAYAADITYGTNNEYGFDYLRDNMAFSPEERVQRKLHYALVDEVDSILIDEARTPLIISGPAEDSSDLYKKVDKLIPHLKQQEKEDSDTFQGEGHFSVDEKSRQVTLTERGLELIEQLLAKANLMEEGESLYSPANIMLMHHVMAALRAHALFSRDVDYIVKDGQIIIVDEHTGRTMEGRRWSDGLHQAVEAKEGVEIQNENQTLASITFQNYFRLYEKLAGMTGTADTEAFEFRSIYKLDTIVIPTNRPMIRNDLPDLVYMTEADKFAAIIDDIRECTSRGQPVLVGTISIEKSELISRELTKAKIAHNVLNAKFHEMEADIIAEAGQAGSVTIATNMAGRGTDIVLGGSWQAEINKLEDASQEQIDKIKTAWQKRHEAVIAAGGLHIIGTERHESRRIDNQLRGRSGRQGDPGSSRFYLSMEDSLMRIFASDRVAGMMRKLGMKPGEAIEHPWVTKAIANAQRKVESRNFDIRKQLLEYDDVANDQRRAIYSQRNDLLDGGDVSETIDSIREDIITATINAYISPQSLEEMWDIDGLQKRLSSDFSLELPIQEWLDKEPELHEETLRERILEKTIAAYKEKEEIVGSEMMRNFEKGIMLQTLDTLWKEHLAAMDYLRQGIHLRGYAQRDPKQEYKRESFGMFANMLETLKYEVISTLSKVEVRLPEEVALLDQQRRDEAERLMKKQRLSHEIENESLMSKTEAQMAAQGQKIGRNEPCPCGSGKKYKHCHGSLG from the coding sequence ATGTTAACTAAGTTACTAACAAAAATTTTTGGTAGTCGTAATGATCGTACTTTACGTCGTTTAGGTAAATTTGTTGATATTATTAATAAGTTAGAGCCTGAATTTGAAAAATTTTCCGACCAAGAACTTAAAGCCAAGACTGATGAATTTCGGCAGCGCCTTAAATCAGGAGCAACATTAGATGATTTGATCCCTGAGGCGTTTGCAACCGTTCGCGAAGCCAGTAAACGTGTGTTTAATATGCGGCATTTTGATGTTCAGTTGCTAGGTGGTATGGTACTTAATGAGCGCTGTATTGCAGAGATGCGTACTGGTGAAGGTAAGACATTAACATCCACATTACCTGCATATTTAAATGCTTTATCGGGTAAGGGTGTTCATATTGTAACTGTAAACGACTATTTGGCTAAGCGTGACGCAGAAAATAATCGACTACTGTTTGAATTTCTTTGTATGACCGTTGGCATTAATTTACCAGGTATGCCTGCGACAATGAAGCGTGAAGCCTACGCCGCGGATATTACCTATGGGACTAACAATGAATATGGTTTTGATTATCTGCGTGACAATATGGCTTTTAGTCCAGAAGAGCGTGTGCAGCGTAAACTGCATTATGCATTAGTCGATGAGGTTGATTCTATTTTAATTGATGAAGCTCGTACCCCATTGATTATCTCAGGACCAGCGGAAGATAGTTCAGATCTTTATAAGAAAGTGGATAAATTAATTCCTCATCTTAAGCAGCAAGAAAAAGAAGATTCAGATACTTTTCAAGGTGAAGGGCATTTTTCTGTTGATGAGAAATCGCGTCAAGTTACCTTGACAGAACGCGGTTTAGAATTAATTGAACAATTATTAGCAAAAGCCAATTTAATGGAAGAGGGCGAGTCACTTTATTCTCCAGCTAATATTATGCTTATGCATCATGTTATGGCAGCCCTTCGTGCTCATGCACTTTTCAGCCGAGACGTAGATTATATTGTTAAAGATGGCCAGATTATTATTGTTGATGAACATACTGGACGCACAATGGAAGGACGTCGTTGGTCAGATGGATTGCATCAAGCCGTTGAGGCAAAAGAAGGTGTTGAAATCCAAAATGAGAATCAGACATTAGCATCAATTACCTTCCAAAATTATTTTCGGCTATATGAAAAACTCGCGGGTATGACCGGTACCGCTGATACCGAAGCTTTTGAATTTAGATCTATCTATAAATTGGATACCATTGTTATTCCAACTAATCGTCCGATGATACGTAATGATTTACCTGATTTAGTTTATATGACTGAAGCGGACAAATTTGCTGCCATTATCGATGATATTCGAGAATGCACTAGCAGAGGCCAACCCGTATTAGTAGGTACTATTTCAATAGAAAAATCAGAGCTAATTTCTCGGGAACTCACTAAAGCTAAAATTGCGCATAATGTTTTAAATGCTAAGTTTCATGAGATGGAAGCAGATATTATTGCTGAAGCAGGGCAGGCAGGTTCAGTGACTATTGCCACTAATATGGCAGGCCGAGGTACAGATATTGTATTAGGAGGCAGTTGGCAGGCAGAAATCAATAAACTTGAGGATGCTAGCCAGGAGCAAATTGATAAAATCAAGACAGCATGGCAAAAGCGTCATGAGGCGGTAATTGCTGCTGGGGGTTTGCATATCATTGGTACTGAACGCCATGAATCTCGCCGTATTGATAACCAATTACGCGGACGCTCTGGACGCCAAGGTGATCCCGGTTCATCCCGTTTTTATCTTTCAATGGAAGATTCGTTGATGCGTATTTTTGCCTCTGATCGAGTGGCAGGCATGATGCGTAAATTGGGTATGAAACCAGGTGAAGCGATTGAACATCCTTGGGTAACAAAAGCCATTGCCAATGCACAGCGTAAGGTTGAAAGCCGTAACTTTGATATTCGAAAACAACTTTTAGAATATGATGATGTTGCTAACGATCAGCGTCGAGCTATCTATTCACAGCGCAATGATCTATTAGACGGTGGTGATGTTAGTGAAACAATTGATAGTATTCGTGAAGATATTATAACCGCAACTATTAATGCTTACATTTCTCCCCAATCTTTGGAAGAAATGTGGGATATTGATGGTCTGCAAAAGCGGTTAAGCAGTGATTTTAGTTTAGAATTACCTATTCAGGAGTGGTTGGATAAAGAACCGGAATTACATGAAGAAACCTTGCGTGAACGTATTCTAGAAAAAACGATTGCAGCTTATAAGGAAAAAGAGGAAATTGTTGGGAGCGAAATGATGCGTAATTTTGAGAAGGGCATCATGCTACAAACTCTTGATACATTATGGAAAGAGCATTTGGCTGCAATGGATTATTTGCGCCAGGGTATTCATTTACGAGGTTATGCCCAAAGAGATCCAAAACAGGAATATAAGCGTGAATCTTTTGGTATGTTTGCAAATATGTTAGAAACTCTAAAATATGAAGTAATTAGTACATTAAGCAAAGTAGAAGTTCGATTACCAGAAGAAGTTGCTTTACTTGATCAGCAAAGACGTGACGAGGCTGAACGTCTTATGAAAAAGCAGCGCCTTAGCCATGAAATTGAAAATGAATCATTGATGTCAAAAACGGAAGCCCAAATGGCGGCTCAAGGCCAAAAAATTGGTCGCAATGAACCTTGTCCATGTGGCTCAGGTAAAAAATATAAGCATTGTCATGGTAGCTTAGGTTAG